From Granulimonas faecalis:
GGCGGAGCGCTGGGCCTCGGTGTCCACGATGAAGCGGTCCTTGGGCGAGCGGCCGCAGCGGTCGCCCGTGCGCACGACGAGGGAGCCCGTGGACGCGAGCTCGCCCTCCTTGCGGACGAGCGCCTCCTCCACCAGCTGGGTCACGGAGAGGTCCCAGTGGACGTCCTCCTCCTGGACGCGGATGCCGTAGGCGGAAAGTCGCTCGTCGAACATGGGACCTCCTCGGGTACGCGGCGGCCCGGCCGCGGCACAGGGCCGGGACCGGGTCTCGACGACGGGGATCGGAAAACAACGCGAACGAAACGGCGCGCTGTCGTCGTGTTTCACGGGCTATCGAGCCACCGTAACACAGTCTGAACGAATCTATCTTGCCCCATGGGACCGAGGGGCGCCATAGTTGGGATGTTAAATCTTGGGACGGGGCGCGGCCCCGGGAGGGAGGCGCCGTGGAGCCGTCGTCAGCGACCGTCGCGGCCTACAGCCCGTGCGGGTCCACCGCCGCGGTGTGCCGGGCCGTCGCCGAGGGTACGGGGCTCGCCTGGGACGAGCGCGACCTCGCGCGGGGCACGCGGCCCGAGCCCGTGGACCCGGGCACCCTCGTGGTGCTCGGGGCGCCGGTGGCCGGAGGCGCCGTGCCGGCCCTGGGGCTGGAGCGCCTCGGGCGCGTGCACACGGCGTTCTCCCCCTGCGTCCTCGTGTGCGCCTACGGGGACCGCGACCCGGGCCACGGGCTCCACGACCTCGAGGCCATCGCGCCGGGCCTCGGGCTCGTCCCCGTGGCGGCCGTGCTCGCTCCGGTGCGCCACGTCATGGTCCCCGCCCTCGGCGCCGGCCGGCCCACGGCAGACGACCTCGCCGCCTACCGCTCGTTCGGCGCCGCCGTCGCCTCCGCGCTCCGGGACGCCGGCGGGCTCTTCGACCTCGCTCCCCCGCCGCTCCCGCCCGCCTCCTGCCCCCGCGAGCGCCTCGAGCTCGGGTTCACGGCCGAGTGCGACCCGGCTGCCTGCGTGGGGTGCGGGGCCTGCGCCGGCGCGTGCCCCGCTGGCTGCATCCCCGCCGACGAGCCCTACCTCACCGACACCGCCCGCTGCGACGGCTGCATGGCCTGCATCGGGGTGTGCCCCGTGCGGGCGCGGTCCCTCTCGGACCCGGCCCGGCTCGCCGCCGTGCGGGAGCGCTGCACCGCGGGGTGGGAGGGGCCGCACCGCCCGCGGCTCGTCATGGGGGCCTAGGCGCCGGCCGCCGGCGAGAGCGGGACGACCCGGGCCCCGAGACGGGCCGCCTCCTCGGGCCCGTGCACGAGGAAGACGACGGCGCGCGTGCGAGCGGCCCCGCGCACCGCGGCGGCGACGGAGTCCCGGGCGCCGGCGTCCAGCCCCGAGAAGGGCTCGTCGAGGACGAGGGGGCCCGCGGGGGCGGCCAGGGCCCGGGCCAGGGCCACGCGGCGGCGCTGGCCGCCGGAGAGCCCCCGGACCGGGCGGCCGAGGCAGCCCTCGGGAAGGAGCCGCCCCAGCACGGAGCGGGCCTCCGCCGCGTCGCCGCAGACGAGCGCCACGTTCTCCTCGGCGGTGAGGCCGTCCACGAGGTCGGTGCCCTGCGTGAGCAGGCCGAGGGGGGCGTCGGGCCCGCACTCTCCCGCCGACGGCCCGAGCCACCCGCACCAGGCGGCGGCGAGGCTGGACTTGCCCGCCCCGGACGGCCCCACCACGGCCACGGGGTCACCCGGCGCCGCCTCGAGGGTGACCGGCGCCGCGACGGGCACCCCGCCGTGGGAGACCTCGAGCCCGCGGGCCCACAGCACGGTGCCGGGCTCCCGGGCAGCCGGGCCCCGGCGCACGGCCAGGGACACGGCGAGGCGCCGGGCCCAGGGCACCGACGCGGCCACGAGGGCCGTGACGAGGCGCTCGGATACCGCCGCGCAGGCCACGACCGTGACGGTCCACGCCATGAGGGCGGGGGTGTCGAGCAGGAGCTTGGCCTGGTAGACCTGGGCGCCCAGGGTGGTGCCGGACAGGGCGATGAGCTCGGCGGCGACACCGGCCTTCCACGCCATGCCCACCGTCACGCGGGAGGTCGCCGCGAGGTAGGGCTGGAGGCCGGGCCAGGAGCAGGCAAGGAGCCTCGACCCGCGGCCCACGCCCATGACGGCGAGGGCGCGCTCGACGGTGCGGTCGCGGGCGCCGAGCCCCTCGAGGGCCGAGAAGTAGTAGGCCGGGAGCACGACCATGGCCACGCACGCCATGCCGACGCCGGCGGAGCCCACCCAGAGCAGCAGGATCACCACGAGGCACGCCACGGGGACGGCCTTGAGGGCCAGCATGGGCGGCTCGAGAGCCACGCGCACCCCGGGGCGGCGCGAGGCGGCAGCCCCCATAAGGCAGCCGAGGGCGGCGGACCCGAGGAAGCCCAGGGCCACATGAAGCGCCGAGAGCCCCACGGAGCCCCAGTAGGCCCCGGTGGACGCAAGCGACACGAGGGAGGCGGCGGCGTCGACG
This genomic window contains:
- a CDS encoding 4Fe-4S binding protein: MEPSSATVAAYSPCGSTAAVCRAVAEGTGLAWDERDLARGTRPEPVDPGTLVVLGAPVAGGAVPALGLERLGRVHTAFSPCVLVCAYGDRDPGHGLHDLEAIAPGLGLVPVAAVLAPVRHVMVPALGAGRPTADDLAAYRSFGAAVASALRDAGGLFDLAPPPLPPASCPRERLELGFTAECDPAACVGCGACAGACPAGCIPADEPYLTDTARCDGCMACIGVCPVRARSLSDPARLAAVRERCTAGWEGPHRPRLVMGA
- a CDS encoding ATP-binding cassette domain-containing protein, which translates into the protein MASTSPNGGRPAPAHGPAAARRARAAAVLGWLALWQLAAWAVGRPLLLSGPVDAAASLVSLASTGAYWGSVGLSALHVALGFLGSAALGCLMGAAASRRPGVRVALEPPMLALKAVPVACLVVILLLWVGSAGVGMACVAMVVLPAYYFSALEGLGARDRTVERALAVMGVGRGSRLLACSWPGLQPYLAATSRVTVGMAWKAGVAAELIALSGTTLGAQVYQAKLLLDTPALMAWTVTVVACAAVSERLVTALVAASVPWARRLAVSLAVRRGPAAREPGTVLWARGLEVSHGGVPVAAPVTLEAAPGDPVAVVGPSGAGKSSLAAAWCGWLGPSAGECGPDAPLGLLTQGTDLVDGLTAEENVALVCGDAAEARSVLGRLLPEGCLGRPVRGLSGGQRRRVALARALAAPAGPLVLDEPFSGLDAGARDSVAAAVRGAARTRAVVFLVHGPEEAARLGARVVPLSPAAGA